Proteins co-encoded in one Bacteroidales bacterium genomic window:
- a CDS encoding choice-of-anchor L domain-containing protein, translating into MKKFHYICYSFLVTNLLILLITPTTFAQLSVTQGTALGKTPIQLIQDVLIGSGITVSNGTFNGSAANITSDMIGSFTTTGAATTQLGFTGGIILTSGTAAYAIGPNNNAGNYSNQMGTGSDDDLQLLIQGYSVNDKAVLEFDFVPISDTVRFRYVFGSEEFDEYCNSNFNDVFGFFISGPGIAGPFSNGAVNIALMPNNPNNYVTIDNVCSAGSTWSWLNTGGQYFQYDRLTKVYTAQIILQACQQYHIKLAVGDAGDQIFDSGVFLEENSFMSNGLSFSTSYTSNIDTVAVEGCNNAIITFHLGQPATETIVIHYTIGGTAIEDIDYPAVPDSLVIYPGDTLVYFEIDPISDGINETPETVEIIYVNTACGGLDTITIIIKDYPPLSTVMDPAYVHSCNGVPAYIGVIVYGGFYNDGHPMTYEWSDYAGNTPYVTVNPTTPSMYYVTVNDGCGYHTIDSVMVSISNLTSQITQVDSVTCYGYTDGSATVTGYTGLEPYSYSWSDGTNIFGTNSSMGNLGAGQYFVTVTDDIGCTATNFVILEQPPHVILTLNSLDQTCTGYCNGTISTLLSDNYSPPVSYAWSNTSQTSANVINLCPGGYTCTVTYSAHNCFVVESASISTQTLINSEIISNPYPPEGYVPFEVQFTYFDDISGPGSITYHWDFGDPSSPNNISTLQNPPPFIYNDMGDYMVILVVSSGPPNFCEDADTLLVHALIPSEIKIPNVFTPNGDSYNDVFQIESQGIQSLTISIFNRWGKKIFNNNFIDFSVEMEKKDVWNGTSNSDGVCADGTYFYIIEAVGYDKKEYNFNGTITLLK; encoded by the coding sequence ATGAAAAAATTTCATTATATTTGTTATAGTTTTCTTGTAACCAACCTATTAATTTTATTAATCACCCCCACAACCTTTGCACAGTTATCCGTCACACAAGGGACTGCGCTGGGAAAGACACCTATTCAACTGATACAAGATGTTTTGATAGGCAGTGGTATTACGGTTAGTAATGGAACATTTAATGGCAGCGCTGCAAATATCACTTCTGACATGATAGGAAGTTTTACTACTACTGGCGCAGCCACAACTCAACTTGGATTTACCGGGGGGATTATTTTAACTTCGGGTACTGCTGCATATGCCATTGGCCCTAATAATAATGCGGGGAATTATTCTAATCAGATGGGGACAGGTTCCGATGATGATTTACAACTTTTAATCCAAGGGTATTCGGTAAATGATAAAGCTGTTCTGGAATTTGATTTTGTCCCTATATCCGATACGGTTCGTTTCAGGTATGTTTTTGGCTCAGAGGAATTTGACGAGTATTGTAATTCAAACTTCAACGATGTTTTTGGCTTTTTTATCAGCGGCCCGGGAATTGCAGGCCCTTTTTCCAATGGCGCTGTCAACATCGCGCTGATGCCCAACAATCCGAACAATTATGTAACTATAGATAATGTCTGCTCCGCCGGCAGTACCTGGTCTTGGCTAAATACAGGAGGCCAATATTTTCAGTATGACAGGCTCACCAAAGTATATACGGCTCAGATTATTCTACAGGCATGTCAGCAATACCACATCAAACTTGCTGTAGGAGATGCAGGTGACCAAATATTCGACTCCGGAGTTTTTCTTGAAGAAAACAGTTTTATGTCCAACGGACTTTCTTTCTCTACGTCATATACTTCAAACATTGATACTGTTGCAGTTGAAGGATGCAACAATGCCATAATAACCTTCCACCTTGGGCAACCTGCAACAGAAACTATTGTAATTCATTATACCATTGGTGGCACAGCCATTGAAGACATTGACTATCCAGCCGTACCTGACAGTCTGGTGATATACCCCGGGGACACTTTAGTTTATTTTGAAATTGACCCCATTTCCGATGGTATAAATGAAACCCCAGAAACAGTTGAAATAATTTACGTTAATACTGCTTGCGGAGGACTTGATACGATTACCATTATCATTAAAGATTATCCACCTTTATCAACGGTTATGGACCCAGCTTATGTTCATAGCTGCAATGGTGTTCCTGCCTATATTGGAGTTATTGTTTACGGAGGATTTTATAATGACGGCCACCCCATGACTTATGAATGGAGTGATTATGCGGGAAATACCCCGTATGTAACTGTTAACCCCACCACACCGAGTATGTATTATGTAACCGTAAACGACGGCTGTGGTTATCATACCATCGACAGTGTAATGGTTAGCATCAGCAACCTCACATCACAGATAACTCAGGTGGATTCTGTTACCTGTTACGGCTATACCGATGGCTCTGCAACTGTAACAGGTTACACGGGACTTGAACCCTATTCTTATTCATGGTCTGACGGTACAAATATTTTTGGAACAAATAGCTCCATGGGAAATCTCGGGGCAGGGCAGTATTTTGTGACAGTTACTGATGATATTGGCTGTACGGCCACAAATTTTGTTATTTTAGAACAACCGCCTCATGTTATACTCACATTGAACTCCTTAGACCAAACCTGCACAGGGTATTGTAACGGCACTATTTCAACTTTGTTAAGTGATAATTATTCACCGCCCGTTAGTTATGCATGGAGCAATACATCGCAGACAAGTGCAAATGTTATTAACCTTTGCCCGGGTGGCTACACGTGCACGGTGACATATTCAGCTCATAATTGCTTTGTTGTTGAATCGGCAAGCATATCTACACAAACTCTTATCAATTCGGAAATTATAAGTAATCCATATCCCCCCGAGGGGTATGTTCCCTTTGAGGTTCAGTTTACTTATTTTGATGATATTTCTGGTCCTGGTTCAATTACGTACCACTGGGATTTCGGTGACCCGTCTTCACCCAATAACATTTCTACATTACAAAATCCTCCTCCTTTTATCTATAATGATATGGGCGATTACATGGTTATACTTGTTGTTTCCAGCGGCCCACCAAATTTCTGTGAAGATGCCGACACTCTTTTGGTGCATGCATTAATACCTTCAGAAATTAAAATACCCAATGTTTTCACTCCTAACGGAGATTCCTATAATGATGTCTTTCAGATTGAATCGCAAGGTATACAGAGCCTGACGATTTCTATTTTCAACCGTTGGGGTAAAAAAATATTTAACAATAACTTTATAGACTTTTCTGTTGAAATGGAAAAGAAAGACGTTTGGAACGGGACAAGCAACAGTGATGGAGTTTGTGCTGATGGAACTTATTTTTATATCATTGAGGCCGTTGGTTACGATAAAAAAGAATATAATTTTAACGGAACTATTACTCTTTTAAAATAA